Genomic DNA from Nonomuraea rubra:
GCCGTACGGTCGACGAGGTCCCCATCTCATGAACGCTGCAGCGTGAAACCGGTGGGTACGGCGCGATGCCGTACCCACCGGACGGCCTACCAGGAGAGCTTGTCCGTCGGCCAGGCCGGCTTCGTGCTCTTGAGCTTGAGCGTCTCCGCAAGCGTGCCGACGGCGCAGCGCGTGCCGTGCGCGGGCACCTTCAGCGAGATCAAATACTCGTCGAAGATGTCCGTCTGGCACTTGTCCTTGCCGTAGATGCGGTGGCCCCAGCCCTCGTACGTGAGCAGCACCGCCTTGGAGCCGAGCTGGCGGGCGGCGTTGGCCGACCAGATCCACGGCGTGGCCGGGTCGTGCAGCGAGTTGCCGAGCAGCAGCGGGGCGTCGCCCGTGTACTTGAGCGCGTGCGGCGGGTTGGTGGTCGGGTAGTTCATGCAGATCGGCAGGTCGTCGATCGGGTACGGGTGGTACCGCGTGTCCGGCGCCAGCGTGCTGGACACCTTCATGAGCGCCGCGTACTCGGCGTAGCTGCGCACCTTGAGGTTGTAGTCCTGGCAGAGGATGGCGGTCGGCAGGTACGCCACGTCGCCCTCCACGGGGCCGCGGCCGGGCAGCGGGGGCACCCACTCCGGCTCCGGGCCGCCGTTCAGCCAGTTGATCGTCTGGCTCAGCGTCTGCCAGTCGGGCCCCTCGTTGCCCAGCGCGGCGTTGTAGATGACCTGCAGCTCGGTCATCTTCGTGCCGGTGCTCGGGTAGACGAGCTCGCCGCGCCGCGCCTTCTCCAGCAGGCCCTTCCAGATGGCCCGGATGTCCTGACCGTGCAGGACGCAGCTCGGGTCCTGCTCGCACCAGCCGACGAACTGGTCGAAGGCGTCCTCGACGGCGAGCGCCTCGGTGGACAGGAAGCCGGCGACGCCGAGGCTGTGGTCCATGTTGCTGTCGAGGCCGAGCGCGCGGACGCGGCCGGGGAACATCTCCGCGTACATCTGGCCGATCAGCGTGCCGTAGGAGATGCCGTAGTAGGTCAGCTTCTCCTCGCCGAGGGCGGCGCGCAGCGCGTCCAGGTCACGGGCCACGTCCTTGGAGTCGACGTGGTCGTACAGCGGGCCGGTGCGCTCGCGGCAGTCGGCGTGCAGCTTCTTGGTGAACGCGTTCCAGGCGTCGAAGTCGGCCTGGCTCTTCATGACGGTGTGCGGCATCTGGTTGTACACCGACGCCGAGCAGATCACCGGGTTGCTGCGCCCCACACCCCGAGGGTCGAACCCGACGATGTCGAACCGCTTCTGCAGCTCATCGGTGAACCAGGTGGCGCCGTACGCGGCCTCCACGCCGGAGCCGCCCGGACCGCCCGGGTTGATCACGAGCGAGCCGATGCGGGCGGCCGGGTCGGTGGCCTTGCGCCGGGCGACGGCGATGTCCACGGTCGGCCCGTCGGGCTGGGACCAGTCGATCGGGACGGTCAGCTTGCCGCACTCGGCGGTGGGCTCCTCCTCGCAGGGCGCCCAGGTGATCGTAGGTGCCGTCTCCGTCGTCTTCGTCGTCTCCGCGCTGGCGGGCGAGACGGACGACAGCGTCGCCATCGCCATTAAGGCGGCGGCGAGCAGGGAAAACCTTCTTCGCACAGTGCTCCAATCTTCAGTCGATCCCCCCGTCGGGGCGTGCGACCAAGATTGGATCATCGCCTAAGTTCAAGCATGAACGGGGAGAAATGACAAGATTTCCTCCCTGAGGATGACCTCCGCCGGTCAGGCCGCCTCGAACGCCTCGGCCACGACCGCGCGCACCTCGTCCATGGCGGTGGCGCCCAGCTCGCGCTTGAGCGAGGTCATGTCGACGTCGGGCATCCCGCAGGCCACGGCCCAGTTCCACGGCGTCAGGTCGCCGTCGACGTTGAGCGCGAACCCGTGGCTGGTGACGCCCCGGCTCTGCCGCATCCCGATCGAGATGATCTTCCGCCCGGTCTCGGCCGTCCAGACCCCGGTCAGCAGCTCGGAGCCCGGCGGCGTGTCGCGCCGCTCGGCCGGCAGCCCCAGCTTGCCCAGCGCCTCGACCAGCCTCAGCTCCACCTCGCGCACGTAGTCGACGATGCCCTCGCTCTCGTCCAGCTTGACGACGAGGTAGCCGACGAGCTGCCCGGGCCCGTGGTAGGTGAGCTGACCGCCGCGCCCGGTCTCGATGACGGGGATGCCGCGGGTGGGGTCGGGCAGGTGGGAGATCGGGGTGCGGCGCCCGATGGTGTAGACGGACGGGTGGCTCAGCAGCCAGAGCGTGTCCGGCCGCTCGTCCCTTTGGCGCTGCCCGACGAGGTCGGTCATGCGCTCCATCGCCTGGTCGTAATCGACGAGCTCATCCTGGATGAGCGTCAGCGGCCTTGCCCTCATGCTTCGAGGATATGCCGCTGTCCGCACGCACCGGCACGTACCCTTCCGGGGCTGAACCGGGCGGGGGCCCGATCCGTCTCAACCGGTGTGAAGCCACTCCATTGGGTCGCCATCGGCGCGTCGGCGGTCGCGGCGTGTGCCGTGGTCGCGGTGGTTCCGGGCCTCGCGGGAGAAAGGACTCCACCAGCACCTGGAGAGCGGGAACCAGCGGTGCCTGCCTCCTGCCCGCAGCAGTGGAACAGCGAGGAGATCGGCAACTGGGTTCCCGCCGCCTCCGGCATCGAGGGCGCGGCGGACTCGCTGGTGCCCGGCACTCCCGTCGACGCGCTGATCTGCGCCTACCCGGGAGAGAACACCGACCCGGGCGGCGAGAGGCTGGCCGGCTCGCGCACGTTGCCCGGCCAGGCCGGGGCGATGGCCCGCGACCTGGCCTACCTTCCGGTCGACACCGCGGGTGCCGAGCGCGGGTGCACGCTGATGGGCGGGCGGATGACGAACTACCTCGTGCGCTTCACCTATCCGGACGGCAGCGGCCTGTGGCTGGGCGGCGCGGAAGAGGTCAACTCCTGCGCCACGCTCACCAACGGCACGGTGACCAGCGACGTGTACGTCGGCCGCAGCCTCACCGCCGCCTACCGCACGGGAACCTGGCGCCTGGACCAGCCCGGCGACCCGTGCGAGCAGCCGCTCGGCCGGCGCGGCCAGAACGAGCGGATGGTGCCGGAAGGTGCCGTCAACGTGCTGGTCTGCAGAGCTCGGAGCAACCGGAAGGCGGATCCCCGCGCCGAACACGGGGCACGGGAGGCCGCCGAACTGGCGTCGGCACTGAACACGCTGGCCACCAGGCCGAGCACGAACGGCTGCCAGCAGGTCGGGCCCGTGACCGACACGTTCCGGCTGATCTTCCGGTACGAGGAGGGCCCGGCGGCCTGGGTGCACGTCATGCCGCACTGCCGCCCTTCGGTGAACAACGGGCTGTTGCAGGGCGAACCGGATGAGGCGCTCCTGGACCAGGTGGCGCGGCTCGCGCCGCCGGCGTAGGGGCGCGTCAGCGCCCCCTGCCGGGCCCCGGGGTCAGGCCGCCGTGCGGTAGCCCTTCGGCGCTTCCGGGACGAGGATCCACATCACGACGTAGACCACCCAGAGCGGCCCCGGGATGAGCGACAGCAGCAGCCAGAGGATTCGTACGAGGGTGGGCGGCAGGCCCATCTTGTCGGCGAGCCCGCCGCAGACGCCTGCGATGATCCGGTGCTCACGAGAGCGGTACATGCTGTTCCTCCGTGTGGTTTTCGCGACCTATCTGGAAAACGGACAGCGTGGCCGCAAGACTCCCGTCAGGAACCCTGAGAAAACCCTGTAAGGGTCAGCCATTCATGTGCCATGCCCAGATGTCGGCTGGTCAGTCCCTGCCTGGGATCCACGTGGACGAGCAGGAAGTCGGCCAGACCCTGATGGACCCTGAGATACTCCTCGTCCTCCGCCCACACCTGGTCGTCGAACCAGACGAACGGCCGCTGCCCCGCGTACGCCGCCACGTGCGGCGTCTTGAACATCTCCCCGTACTCGCTCGCGGGCGCGTCGGAGGAGGAGCCCATGGAGATGACGGGCAGCGACGGCAGGCCTATCCGGGGGGCGATCCAGTCGTTGGCGTGGTGTTCCCAGGTGGTGGCCCAGACCAGCTCGGAGCCGGTGACCACGGCGAGCTCCAGCAGGCGGCGGCCGTGGCGGGGGTTGAGGTGCACGGTGTAGACGTCGGTGCCGATCGTGCAGCGGTAGCGGCGGAAGTCGGGCGTGGGGCGGCCCATGGGGTTGAGCACGCCGTCCACGTCCAGCAGGAGCAGGGGCTTCACTTGGCCCCCGCTGCCGTCGCCGACCGGTATGCCTGCGGGCTGACGCCGCGCACCCGCTTGAAGGCCGCACTGAGCGCGAACGGGCTGCCGTACCCGACCTTCCTGGCCACCGAGCCGATCGTGGCGTCCGGCTCGCGCAGCAGGTCGGCGGCCAGGGCCAGGCGCCAGTCGGTGAGGAACGACATCGGCGGCTCGCCGACCAGCTCGGTGAAGCGCCTGGCCAGCGCCGCCCTGGAGACCCCCACTTCGGCGGCCAGCGCGGCCACCGTCCACGGGTGGGCCGGGTTGTTGTGCAGCAGGCGCATGGCCTTGCCGACCACCGGGTCGCTCATCGCGCGGTACCAGGCGGGCGCCTCGTTCGTGGCGAAGTGGGCTCGCAGGACGGCGATGAGCAGCAGGTCCAGCAGCCGGTCGAGGACCGCCTCCTGCCCCGGCTCGTCCTTGACGATCTCCGCGCCGAGCAGCGAGATGATCGGGCCGCCCGGCTGCACGATGAGCTGGGGCAGCGCTTCGAGCAGCCGCCTGCTGACCTCGCCCTCCAGGTTGTAGGTGCCGGTGAGCAGCACGGTGCCGCCGGCGGAGCTGTTGCCCCACGTACGCAGGCCCTGGTCGAGGGTCTGGTAGAGGACCTCGCCGTCGAGCGTGGTGCACTGCTGGCCGGGGTTGATGACGACCTGCGGCTTGGTGCCGGGGTGGTCGGCCACCGTGTACGGCTCCGGCCCCCGCGCGATGGCCACCTGCCCGGGCTCCAGCCGTACGGGCTCACCGTCGTCGAACAAGACCCACGACTCGCCCCGCACCTGTGCGATCACCGACAGCGGGGCCTCGTCCTGGATGCGCAGCGACCAGGGCGGTTCCAGGAGGGAGCGGAGCAGGAAGGCGCCGTGGGCTCTCGGGCCGTCGAGTAGCGCCGCGAGCTGGTCCATAGGCTAGACGATCGCATATGGGATTGCGCTTCTCAACCATGGAGAGTCTTATCGGTATCGGGGCTTACTAGATGCATGACGACTTTGGTGCTCGGCGGCACCGGCAAGACCGGCCGCCGCATTGCTGACCGGCTCACCTCGCTCGGCCTGCCCGTACGTGTCGGCTCCCGCTCCGCCACCCCGGCCTTCGACTGGCAGGACCGCGGCACCTGGCAGGCCGCGCTCGACGGCGTGACGGCCGTCTACGTGTCCTACTACCCCGACCTGGCCTTCCCCGGCGCGTACGACGACGTCAAGGCGTTCACCGAGCTGGCCGTCCGCAACGGCGTGCGCAAGCTGGTCCTGCTGTCCGGCAGGGGCGAGCCGGAGGCGCAGGCCAGCGAGCGCACCATGCAGGAGTCCGGCGCCGAGTGGACGGTCCTGCGCTGCAGCTGGTTCATGCAGAACTTCAGCGAGGACTTCCTGCTCGGCGCGGTGCTCGACGGCGTGATCGCGCTGCCGGCCGCCGACGTGCCCGAGCCGTTCCTGGACGTGGAGGACATCGTGGACGTGGCCGTGGCCGCGCTCACCCAGGAGGGGCACGCGGGCAAGCTGTACGAGATGACGGGGCCGAGGCTGCTGACGTTCGCGGACGTGGCCAGGGAGCTGTCGGAGATCATCGGCAGGGAGATCACGTTCGTCCGGGTCACGCCGGAGGAGTACGTGACCGGGGCCGTGGAACACGGGGTGCCGCGCGAGGCGGCCGAGGGTCTGGGCCACCTGTTCACCGACATCCTGGACGGCCGCAACGCCAGCGTGACGGACGGCGTGCGGGAGGCGCTCGGCCGCCCGTCCCGCGACTTCGCGGACTTCGTACGCGCGAACGCGCACGTCTGGAAGCGCTAGCAGCCTCGCCGGGAAACGGAAGCGCTGGCAGGCTCGTCCGGAAGCGCTGGCAGGCTCGTCCGGAAGCGCTGGCAGGCTCGTCCGGAAGCGCTGGCAGGCTCGTCCACGCGCTGGGCGGGGTCACACCCGGCCCAGCCCGGCGCGCGACAGGCATATCCGGGCGAACATCGTACAAACTTCCGGTGAATTGCCGGGATCATCCACCGGCCCGGGCAGTCGCCGTCCTGGCCGCCTTCCCCGCACCGACCGCCCTCACGGCGGACGAGAGCGATTGCCGGGCCCCCGATTCCGCTAACCTCACCCTCGTCACTCCCGCATGCACGAGAGGTGTAGTCGTGATCGGCTGGCTAGAAGCGGTGATCTTGGGGTTGGTCCAGGGGCTCACGGAGTTCCTGCCGATCTCCTCCAGCGCCCACATCCGGGTGGTCTCCGCCTTCGCCGGCTGGCCGGACCCGGGGGCGGCGTTCACGGCGGTCATCCAGATCGGCACGGAGCTGGCCGTGGTGATCTACTTCCGTCAGGAGCTCTGGCAGATCATCTCGACGTGGACGCGCTCGCTGTTCGTCAAGGAGCTGCGCGGCCACTGGGCCGCCCGCATGGGCTGGTACATCATCATCGGCACCCTGCCCATCGGTGTGCTCGGCCTGGTGCTGAAGGACCAGATCGAGACCGTCTTCCGTGACCTGCGCCTGGTGGGCACCACGCTGATCGTCTTCGCGCTCATCCTGTGGTTCGCCGACCGTACCGCCCGCAACAAGCTCACGCTGGAGAAGCACCTCAGCATCACCCACGCCCTCATCTACGGCTTCGCCCAGGCGCTGGCCCTCATCCCCGGCGTGTCCCGCTCGGGCGGCACCACGACGGCCGGCCTGCTGCTCGACTACCGCCGCGAGGACGCGGCCAAGTACTCGTTCCTGCTGGCCATGCCGGCCGTCTTCGCCTCGGGCCTGCTGGAGCTGTTCGAGATCGGCGGCGCGAACACGCCCGACTGGGGGCCCACGATCGTGGCCACGATCGTCTCGTTCATCGTGGGGTACGCGGCGGTGGCGTGGTTCCTGCGCTACATCAGCACCCACCGCTTCACGCCCTTCGTGATCTACCGGATCGTCCTCGGCTTCTTCATCATCCTCGCGGTCACCGCAGGCTGGATTCCGGCGATCGGCTGACCTGGTAGTACCCGGCCCAGGCGGCGTCGCCCATGCGCAGGACCTTCACCCCGGTCCAGCCCAGGGCGGCGACGGGGGCGGTCCAGAACAGCACCGTCAGCGGCCCGTACTCGACCAGGAAGCTGCCGAGGTACCCGGCGGCCACCACCAGCGGCACCCACCACCCGACGAACCCGGCCCGCCACACCGCCACGGTCAGCAGCGGCAGCCCGATGAAGCCGAAGAACATCCACGGCAGCTGGAACCCGAACGTCACCCCTGGCAGGTTCATCATCTCGTCGAGGATCCGCTGGGCCTCCTCCGGGCTGTTGTGCTGCCCCAGGTACCACTCGACGGGGTCGGTCAGCAGCAGCCCGGAGAGCTGGAGATAGCCGATCAGCGCCAGCCCGCCCGACACGTGGCCGAGCCGGGTGGCCCGGTGCCTGGTCAGGTGCATCAGGCCGATGACCGCGACGGCCATCAGCATCCAGCTCCAGTGGTAGAGCACGGACTGGGTCTGGGCCAGCGCGGGGTTGTCGCCGAAGCTGACGGCCTCCCGGTCGTCGCCCCAGGTGCCGGGGTCGAGGACGACGGCCACGGCCTGCAGGAGGGGGGCCACGACGAGCAGGGTGCCCGCCGCGACGCGGCGGAATTTCACGTGGTCGTTGAACATGCGGCCGACCGTAGGCGGGCGGGCCGCCGCCGGTCGTCCCCCTGCGGGCCTACCGGCCGTCCCCTACGAGGAGGAGACCGTTCCCTACGCGGAGGAGAACGTGCGGGGGTAGCGGCTGGCCCAGGCGAAGACGGCTGCGAAGAGGGCCCAGGCGGTGACGTACGCGGCCGGATGGGCCCACGCGTCCCCGATCAGGTCGGCCAGCGCCGCGCGGCCCTCGAAGTAGATCGCGAGCCCCAGCACCGCGCCCGGGATCGCCCCCCACCACCGCTTCCACCACACCTCGTGCACGGCGATCTCGAACAGGACGAGGGCGATCGGCCCGAACAGCAGGAACTTCAGGTTCAGCGCCGTGGGCGCCAGCGCGCCGAGCACCATGACGCCCGCCGCCGCCGCTGCCGTCAGCAGGACGACGGCGCCGAACGGGGCGGGCTCGTCGCGCGGATCGCCGCCGGGCGGCACGGGCGCCTGCCCCGCGTCATCGGACAGGGGCTCGTCACGTGGGTCCCGCTCGTCAGACACATCTGACATTCTGGCGAACAACCCGGCGATCTGAACCCCTACTTAGGTAGCGGGCACGCCCACCTTCGGCCGCTCCCGGTACGTGGCCAGCGTGAACAGCAGCGCCACCAGCCCGAACCCGGTGGACAGCACGACCACCCCCGCCCGGCCGTACGACTCCAGCGCCGCGCCACCGGCCAGCCCCGCCACGAACAGCCCGACGTACTGGGCGGACGACAGCAGCCCCAGCCCGATCGGCACGTTGCCCGGCACCGCTGTGACGGTCCTGAACTGCTGCGCGGGCGCCACCAGCCAGCCGGTCGCGCCCCACAGGAAGGCCCAGACGAGCGCGACGGGGATGGCGAGGTTCGCGACCGGGATCAGGGCCAGGAACACCACGGACGTGCCCAGCCCTGCGAGGATCATCCGGCGCGGCCCGTACGCGTCGGTGAGCCGCCCGCCGAGCGCGTTGCCCACGATGCCGCCCACCCCCCACGCCCACAGCAGCGCGGGCAGCGGCAGGTCGAACAGCGAACCGATGTAGGTGTAGGCGGTGAAACCCGCCGCGAACATCAGCAGCTGCGTCACCATCACCGCCAGCACCCCCCGGTCCCGCAACGGCTCGAACCGCTCCCGCAACCGCCCCGACACCGGGATCCGCACCTCCGGCACCAGCGCGGCCACTCCCACCAGGCCGACCAGCCCCAGCCCCGCGACCAGCCACAGGGTCGCCCGCCAGCCGGCCGCCTCGCCCAGCCAGGTGCCGAGCGGCACCCCGATGGCCGACGACACGCTCAGCCCGCCCATGACCAGCGCCAGCGCCCGCCCGCGCCGCTCGGGCTCGGTCAGCGCGTTCGCCACGGCCGACGACGTGGGCGTGAACATGGCCGCCCCCGCCGCCGCGACCACCCGGGTCAGCATGACCAGCGCGTACGTGGGAGCCAGCGCCGTCAACGTGTTGCCCGCCACGAACACCCCCATGGCCACCAGCAACACCGTCCTGCGTGACATCCGTGCCGTCAGCGCGGCGAGCACCGGCGAGAGCAGCGCGTACGCCAGTGCGAACACCGTCATGAGCTGCCCCGCGGCGGATCGGGAGACCCCCAGGTCCGTCGAGATGGGCGGCAGCAGCCCGGCGGTCACGAACATGCCCGTACCGATCGCGAAATTTCCGGCAGCCATCGGATAGAGCCGTGAGCTCATGGAGCCTCCACTCCAGCAATAGTTGGACGCTCATCAAACTGACGTATAGTTGGATCGTTGTCAAACAATGGAACGGAGGTAGGGTTTCAGCATGCGTCTGCTGCCGCATCCGTCCACGGAGAACATCCAGCTCACGGAGGTTCTGCGGGCCCTCAGCGACCCCGTACGCCTCGAGATCGTGATCCGGCTCGCCGCGGCCGGGGAGATGACGTGCACGGTCGCGGGCGATCACCTCGGCGTGCACAAGTCCACGGCCTCGCACCACTACCGCACGCTCCGCGAGGCCGGCGTGGTCCTGACCAAGCAGGAGGGTCGGCTGAAGTACATGAGCCTGCGCCGCGACGACCTGGAGAGCCGCTTCCCCGGGCTGCTCGACGCGGTCCTGACCGCCGCACTTCCCCTCCCCGCCGGGGCCCATGCCTGACCCCGATCAGAGCGCCACGCCACCTCCCGGCGCCGCCACGCCGCCTCCCCGCGCCGCCTCGGCACCGGCCGACGCCGGCTCGCGTCCGGAGGTGCTGCCCATCCGGCGCGTCCTGCCCGAGCTGCTCTCCGCGCTCGAACGGCACGGCAGCGCGGTCCTGACCGCCCCGCCCGGCACCGGCAAGACCACCGTGGTGCCCCTGGCCCTGGCCGAGGCGGGCCTGCGCGTGGTGGTGGCGGAGCCGCGCCGCCTGGCCGTACGAGCGGCGGCCCGCCGCATGGGCGTCAGCTACACGATCAGGGGCGAGCGCCACGTGGGTGCCAACCCCATGGTCGAGGTCGTCACCACCGGCGTGCTGCTCCAGCGGCTCCAGCGCGACCAGGAGCTGGCCGGGGTGGACGCGGTCATGCTCGACGAGTGCCACGAGCGCCACCTCGACGCGGACACGGCGCTGGCGTTCCTCCTCGACGTACGCGAGACGCTGCGGCCCGACCTGCGCCTGCTGGCCACCTCCGCCACCGCCGACGCCCAGCCGTGGGCCGACCTGATCGGCGGCCCGATCGTCGCCGCCACCGGCGCCGCCCACCCCGTGGAGACCGTCTGGGCCCCGCCCCCGCGCCCGGTCGCCCCGCCCCACGGCCTGCGCGTCGATCCCGCGCTGCTCTCGCACGTGGCCTCGGTCGTACGCCGGGCGCTGGCGGAGCGGGACGGCGACGTGCTCTGCTTCCTGCCCGGCGTGGGCGAGATCGCCAAGGTGGCGGGGATGCTGGCGGGGGACGTGGAGCAGCTCCTGCAAGTTCACGGCCAGGCGCCGGCCCACGTCCAGGACGCCGTGCTGCGGCCCGGGACTGCGCGGCGGGTGGTGCTGGCCACGTCGGTCGCCGAGTCGAGCCTGACCGTTCCCGGCGTGCGGGTGGTGGTGGACTCCGGGCTGGCCCGCGAGCCCCGTACGGATCACGCCCGCGGTCTGGGCTCCCTCACCACGGTCCGGGTCTCCAAGGCGTCGGCCACCCAGCGCGCCGGCCGCGCCGGCCGGGAGGCTCCCGGGACGGTCTACCGCTGCTGGCCGGCCGCCGACCACGACCGCCTGGCCGACCATGCCCGCCCGGAGATCGCGCTCGCCGACCTGACGGGCTTCGCGCTCCAGGCGGCCTGCTGGGGCGCCCCGGACGCCTCGGGCCTGGCCCTGCTGGACCCGCCCCCGCCCGCCGCCCTGTCCGCCGCCCTCGCCACCCTGACCGCCCTCGGCGCCCTCACCCTCCCACCACCCACCCCCGACCGAGCAGGCCAACCGGCGCCCTCCTCCGACGGAGTAGGCCGACCGGCGCCTGAAGCGGCCTCTCCGCCCGGCGGGGCCGCGCGGGCGCGGGTAACGGAGCGCGGGCGGCGGATGGTGCTGGCCGGCGTGCACCCGCGCCTGGCCAGGGCCCTGCTCGACCTCGGCCCCGAGGCCGCCGAGGTGGTGGCTCTGCTGTCGGAGCAACTACCCCGCGACGCGTCCGACGACCTGGTGGAGGTCTGGCGCACGGCCCGCCGCGGCGGCACCCCGTTCGCCTCCCGCTGGCGCCAGGAATCCACCCGCCTGCGCCGCACCACCACAGAAGCCCGCACCACCGCGGAGGCCCGCACCCCCAGCGACAGCCGCCCCACCACGGAACCCCGCACCACCTCGAAGGCGCACCATGGCGACGCGCTGGCCGGGCTGGCGGTGGCGCTGGCGTTCCCGGAGCGGGTGGCGCGCCGTCGCGGCGGCGGCTACCTCATGGCATCAGGCACCCAGGCCCAGCTCCCGGGCACCTCCAGGCTCCACACCGCCGAATGGCTGGCCATCGCGATCGCCGACCGCCCCACCGGCTCGGCCTCGGCCCGCATCAGGCAGGCCGTCGTCATCGACGAGGCCACCGCCAGAGCCGCGCTGCCCACCACCACGGAGGACGAGATCGCCTGGCGCGTCCCGCCAGGCGAGCGCCGGGGCGACGTCTCGGCCCGCCGCGTCGAACGCCTCGGCGCGATCGAGCTCTCGGCCACCCCGCTCAAGGACGCCGACGTCCGCGAAGCCATCCTGCACGGCCTGCGCACCGAGGAGCTCCTGACCTGGACGAAGCAGGCCAGGGACCTGCGCGACCGCCTGGCGTTCTGCCACCGCGCGATCGGCGCCCCCTGGCCCCCGATGGACGACCTGGCCGCCCTCGCCGACCAGTGGCTGGAGCCCGAGCTCGGCCGGGCCCGCCGCCGCGCCGACGTGGAGCGCATCGACGTCGCCACGGCCCTGAGACGCCTCATCCCGTGGAGCGAGCGCCTGGACGAGGTGGCGCCGGAGCGCATCGAGGTCCCCACCGGCTCCAGCGTCCGCCTGGACTACTCGGGCGACCAGCCGGTGCTGGCGGTCAAGCTGCAGGAGCTGTTCGGCTGGCTGGAGACCCCGCGTATCGCGGGCGTCCCCGTCCTGGTCCACCTGCTCTCCCCCGCGGGCCGCCCCCTGGCCGTCACCGCGGACCTGGCCTCGTTCTGGCGTGAGGGCTACCGTCACGTACGCGCGGAGATGCGCGGCCGCTACCCCAAGCACCCCTGGCCCGAGGACCCGCTCACCGCCCAGCCCACCCGCCGTACCAAGAGGAACTCCCCATGACCGACTGGCGACACGAGGCGGCCAGGGACAACGCGCGCTGGTGCGACCTGATGTGCCGCGCCCACGGCCTCGCCGGCACGTTCACGGACCTCGCCTGGACCAGCCCGGTCAGGACCCCGCCGTTCTACCCGGACGCCGTCACGCTCTCCCCCGCCGCGACCGCCGCCGACCTGCTCCCGCACCTCGACGCGGGCCCCGGCGCGTCGATCAAGGACAGCTTCGCCACCCTCGACCTGCCCGGCTTCGACGTGCTGTTCGAGGCCCAGTGGATCCACCGTGACGCCCCCGGGAGAACCACCACGGACTGGCAGGTGGTCAGGGACGCATCCACGCTCGCCGAGTGGGAGCGGGCGTGCGGCATGAAGGACCTGTTCCTGCCGCCGCTCCTCGACGAGGCGACGATCGTGCACGCCCCCGACCTGAGCTCGGGCGCGGTCCTGACGGCGACCGGCAGGGCCGTGGGCGTGTCGAACGTGTTCGGCGACTGGGCGGGCGTCCTGGCGGCGGCGGCCGAGCTGTTCCCCGGCCGCCCCCTGGTCGGCTACGAGAGCGACCCGGCGCCCGCGCTGCGGCACGGCT
This window encodes:
- a CDS encoding ATP-dependent RNA helicase; this translates as MPDPDQSATPPPGAATPPPRAASAPADAGSRPEVLPIRRVLPELLSALERHGSAVLTAPPGTGKTTVVPLALAEAGLRVVVAEPRRLAVRAAARRMGVSYTIRGERHVGANPMVEVVTTGVLLQRLQRDQELAGVDAVMLDECHERHLDADTALAFLLDVRETLRPDLRLLATSATADAQPWADLIGGPIVAATGAAHPVETVWAPPPRPVAPPHGLRVDPALLSHVASVVRRALAERDGDVLCFLPGVGEIAKVAGMLAGDVEQLLQVHGQAPAHVQDAVLRPGTARRVVLATSVAESSLTVPGVRVVVDSGLAREPRTDHARGLGSLTTVRVSKASATQRAGRAGREAPGTVYRCWPAADHDRLADHARPEIALADLTGFALQAACWGAPDASGLALLDPPPPAALSAALATLTALGALTLPPPTPDRAGQPAPSSDGVGRPAPEAASPPGGAARARVTERGRRMVLAGVHPRLARALLDLGPEAAEVVALLSEQLPRDASDDLVEVWRTARRGGTPFASRWRQESTRLRRTTTEARTTAEARTPSDSRPTTEPRTTSKAHHGDALAGLAVALAFPERVARRRGGGYLMASGTQAQLPGTSRLHTAEWLAIAIADRPTGSASARIRQAVVIDEATARAALPTTTEDEIAWRVPPGERRGDVSARRVERLGAIELSATPLKDADVREAILHGLRTEELLTWTKQARDLRDRLAFCHRAIGAPWPPMDDLAALADQWLEPELGRARRRADVERIDVATALRRLIPWSERLDEVAPERIEVPTGSSVRLDYSGDQPVLAVKLQELFGWLETPRIAGVPVLVHLLSPAGRPLAVTADLASFWREGYRHVRAEMRGRYPKHPWPEDPLTAQPTRRTKRNSP